The Exiguobacterium acetylicum genome includes a window with the following:
- a CDS encoding GNAT family N-acetyltransferase has translation MLPIYIRPYVLEDAAAILDVNLRNRKHFEYWMPVKPLPEQYTVEGQRERIQRHQELMKQDAYYAYGVFLSETDQLIGDVSAMFIQRGPAETCMIGYQLDNAYGGKGYMAQAVGLFVDHLFDVHQFHRIRAEVMPANIGSIRVLEKVGFRQEGIAKQNLFINEAWEDFILFALLKEDRKESRHANL, from the coding sequence ATGTTGCCTATATATATTCGCCCGTATGTCTTAGAGGATGCAGCAGCTATTCTCGATGTAAACTTACGAAACCGTAAGCATTTTGAATACTGGATGCCGGTAAAGCCGTTACCCGAACAGTATACGGTAGAAGGACAGCGGGAACGGATACAACGCCATCAAGAGTTGATGAAACAAGATGCGTATTATGCCTACGGTGTTTTTTTATCAGAAACCGATCAATTGATTGGAGATGTCTCAGCGATGTTCATCCAGCGTGGACCGGCAGAGACGTGCATGATCGGCTATCAGTTAGATAACGCGTATGGCGGAAAAGGATATATGGCTCAAGCGGTCGGATTGTTCGTGGATCATCTATTTGATGTCCATCAGTTCCATCGGATTCGTGCTGAAGTCATGCCGGCGAACATCGGATCGATCCGTGTTCTAGAAAAAGTTGGATTTCGTCAAGAAGGAATAGCGAAGCAAAACCTCTTCATCAATGAGGCTTGGGAAGATTTTATTTTGTTTGCTCTATTAAAAGAAGACCGGAAGGAGTCACGTCATGCCAATCTCTGA
- a CDS encoding cold-shock protein — MEQGKVKWFNAEKGFGFIERESGDDVFVHFSAIQSEGFKSLDEGQEVSFEVEEGQRGPQATNVVKL, encoded by the coding sequence ATGGAACAAGGTAAAGTAAAATGGTTTAACGCAGAAAAAGGATTCGGCTTCATCGAGCGCGAAAGCGGAGACGACGTATTCGTACACTTCTCAGCAATCCAATCTGAAGGTTTCAAATCACTTGACGAAGGTCAAGAGGTTTCTTTCGAAGTTGAAGAAGGCCAACGTGGACCACAAGCAACTAACGTTGTAAAACTTTAA